CCAGAGTTTGGCCAACGGCAAGATCAGCACCCTAAAGTTGGGCTTTATCGGATCGGCAGTACAAACAATATTACCTCAGTTGTTACTCACCCTCAAACAAAAGCAACCCGACATCGAACTGTCACTACACGAACTTGCCAATGAAACACAATTGGATCTTATTCAAAAAAAAGAACTTGATTTCGGTTTTGTCCGTCTTTCCGAAACACCGATAGGATTGCATAGCCTTCCTATCCATACGGAACATTTCAGTCTGGTACTACCAAACAATCATCCCTTGTTAAAACAGGAGAAACCTGATCTATACCAATTGAAGAACGAATCTTTTATTCTGTTTTCCAAAAATTACAGTCACTCCTATTATGATTTGGTCATGAGTATTTTTCAGGATCATCAGTTTACACCAAAAGTTACACTCCGGACGGTAAATGCATTAACTATATTTAATATGGTGGCACAGGGACTAGGTGTTGCCATTGTACCAGCGTCTTTAAAAAATGGTTATCAGGTTGATGTACGTTTTCTTGAACTGGATACCTTAGCACAACGAACTACCTTATCTTTGGTATGGAATGCCGAAAATCGCAACCCAGGGATACCTTTCGTTTTAGATATTATTGCTTCTCAGGGCCCGAAAGCTATCATTACTGACACTTAGACCTTTTTTATCGTGGAAATATTTGATATATTTACTTGACTATATATTTAAAAAAACAAATTATGATTTTAGAAGTAGCCGTACTACAAATTATCGAGGGACAACAGTCTAATTTCGAACGTGATTATAAAACTGCTTGCCAGTACATTAGCGCTAGCAAAGGGTATATAACACATTCACTCCGCAAATGCCTTGAAAAGGATAACCAATACATCCTATTGGTCGAATGGGAAACTTTAGAGGATCATACAGTAGGTTTCAGAGAATCTCAATTATTTAAGGAATGGGAAAAACTATTACATCACTATTATGACCCCTTCCCGACAGTGGAACATTATGAAGTGTTAAAATAGTTTTTTCATCCATCTTTTTCAATAATATCTACTACCTTTGTAGGAATTATAAATTCAACTTTTAACCCCTGTAAAGTCCTGGACTTTATAGCTATGTACAGAATAAGATGTATACAAAAGAAAAAGCAAAAGTAAATAGTTTCACGGTAGACCATACCAAATTGAAACAAGGGATATATGCTAAAGCTTCCAATACCAATAGTAGCGCTATTGAAAGCTATACGACTTACGATATCCGCATGATCAGACCGAATTCACCGGAACGTATGTTGTCTCCGGAGGTGATGCATACATTGGAGCATTGTTTTGCGACAGAAATTAGAACAATTTTGGGTGATGAAGTCATCTATGTTGGTCCAATGGGATGCTGCACCGGATTTTATGTGGTCTTAGCGGGTACAGACAGAAGTCCCCAAGCTGTAGCCGAATTGATGAAAGAAGTGCTGGAAACGATTTTGACTGAAGGATACGAAGTACCTTTTCAAAATCCGATCAGCTGTGGTAACTACACATTCATGGATTTCACTACATCGAAACAAGCCTGTGTCAATTTCTTGCATTTAATCAATGCTGGAGAGCTCGCTTTCGAATACCCTTATATTGAAGAAAATTAAATGATTCTTAACAAAGAGATTGAAACAATCATTCTGGTAGCAAATAAAAATGAATTATCTTTTACTACCGAAAATAAATCAACCTTCATCTATGAAATAGGTGTTGGAAAAGTAAACGCGCTTTTGTCGTTGGCAACGCTCTATGAAGACATCAAAGCACTGGGCATCAACCCTGTTCTACTGAATGTTGGCACGGTCGGATGCACAAGATACCCAATTGGGCATGTATTGTATCCGAGCTACTATGCTCAGGGCGATGCTTATACAGATGGATTCTTTTTAGAAAATACACTTTTCCTAAAAGGACAAGGAGTAATCGAATCGGTTTCTCTTGACAAATTTGACTACGAAGAGGCACTGCTGACTTCAGATCGTTTTATCAATGTCAATACGGCCTTCTATCAAGATATCAAACACCTGAACCCTTTGGCCTTTGATATGGAATCCTATGCGCTGGCAAATTTCTGCTTGCTCAAAAACCTGCCTTTTCACAGTATCAAGATCGTTTCAGATAACTGCGATGGTACAGTGAAAGATTGGGAAAGTATCCTTGGTGAAATTTCGGGGCGATTGGGGACAATCCTGGATGAGTTTATGAGAGACCGACTGGTCAAGGAAAAAATAGACATCCCGAGCGTTTCATAAGACTGAACACGCCATAAAAAGACCTGTAGCGAATACTACAGGTCTTTTTTTGAAATAATTATCGACTCTATTTACAGCTAAAAGTAAAGCGGAACTAACTATTACCTAAATTTTCTATTTAAGTCCGATAAAAATCACCAATAGACTTTATTTGAATTAATCAAAACGATTTTGAGCTAGGGTTTGTTCAGTTATATGGATACGCACCCATCGTTATATTCATTATAACTCTTCTACACTGCAAATAAATCGATCTAATATTTTTATGAAGAATAAAAAGAAAATAATAATTTCAAATAGACTGCCGATACAAATAGAACGAAAAAAAGACAAGCTTATCATCAAACCTAGTGCTGGTGGTTTGGCTACTGGCCTAAATTCGGCCTTTGACTCTACTGAAATCTGCTGGGTTGGCTGGCCTGGAATAGTTCCCAAAGATGACAGTGAAAAAGAGAAAATCATCGCACTGCTCAAGCCGATGAATCTGCTCCCCGTTTTTTTATCAAAAGAAGAAATCCACAATTTCTATGAAGGTTACTCCAATGAGGTCCTATGGCCGATATGCCACTATCAACCGAGCTATATCCATTTTGATCGGGAATACTGGTCAACTTATGTTGCTGTAAATAAAAAATTTTGTGATGCTGCGCTTTCGGCACAGCATTCTCCCGATTTTATCTGGGTACAGGATTATCAGCTCATGCTGCTGCCACAATTATTACGTCAAGAAAATCAGGAACTCAATATTGGCTATTTTCATCATATCCCCTTCCCTTCAGAGGAGCTATTTATGAATATTCCCCAACGGAAAGAGCTTATTGAAGGTTTACTCGGCGCGGATCTTATTGGATTTCACACCTTTGCAGATAGCCAAAATTTTCTTAATGCCTGTAAAAAAGTATTGCATGTACCTTGTGGTCACAATCAGCTCAAATACAGCGATAGACATATATTTGTAGAATCATTCCCCATGGGAATAGACTACGACAAGTTTGTCCGCACGAGTTCCCGTCCCGAAGTTAATGCAATCGCCACCCAATTTCGCAGTCATTTTCCAAACCAAAAAATAATAATATCAGTAGACCGGCTTGACTATAGCAAAGGCATATTGGAAAGACTACGTGCTTTCCTGACCTTCCTGGAAAAATATCCGGAATGGCATTCCAAAGTCGTACTGTATATGCTTATCGTTCCTTCCAGAGATAAGGTGTCACAATATAAAAAACTGAAAGATGAAATAAACCGAAAAGTAAGCGAGATTAATTCAATTTATGGCAATCTGAGTTGGACTCCCGTACTCTATTTTTATAAATCCCTTCCTTTTGAAGAACTTATAGGACTCTATATTGCATCTGATATATGTATGATTACTTCGACGAGAGATGGCATGAATCTCGTTAGCAAGGAATATATCGCCTGTAAGACCAATTCTGATGGTGTATTGATTCTGAGTGAATTTGCAGGTGCTTCGAAGGAACTCGTAGATGCGCTTATTGTCAACCCATACAACCGAGTTGAAACTGCGGATAGTATCTATCATGCGATTAGAATGCCACCAGAAGAGATTCGCGAACGTACAGAAGCTAATCGCCAGATTATACAGAAGTTCAACGTACATCATTGGGTTCGCCTTTTTCTAGATCGAATGGCAGAAACAAAGGCCATACAACGTGATGAATGGGCAAGGCGAATTTCAGATAAAGTTTTTAACAGTATCGCTGAACGGTACAGACAAAGCCATAACAGGCTCTTTTTTTTGGATTATGACGGCACACTGGTCAAATTTCAAAATCATGCCCAGAAAGCCAGCCCAACGGT
The window above is part of the Sphingobacterium sp. ML3W genome. Proteins encoded here:
- a CDS encoding LysR family transcriptional regulator, with amino-acid sequence MNYQIELRHLLYFKVLAEELHFRKAAERLFIAQPGLSRQIKQLEENYHVTLFERNKRNVSLTEAGGYLFDEVKELFRHLDQIDTQLQSLANGKISTLKLGFIGSAVQTILPQLLLTLKQKQPDIELSLHELANETQLDLIQKKELDFGFVRLSETPIGLHSLPIHTEHFSLVLPNNHPLLKQEKPDLYQLKNESFILFSKNYSHSYYDLVMSIFQDHQFTPKVTLRTVNALTIFNMVAQGLGVAIVPASLKNGYQVDVRFLELDTLAQRTTLSLVWNAENRNPGIPFVLDIIASQGPKAIITDT
- a CDS encoding antibiotic biosynthesis monooxygenase; translated protein: MILEVAVLQIIEGQQSNFERDYKTACQYISASKGYITHSLRKCLEKDNQYILLVEWETLEDHTVGFRESQLFKEWEKLLHHYYDPFPTVEHYEVLK
- a CDS encoding S-ribosylhomocysteine lyase, with the translated sequence MYTKEKAKVNSFTVDHTKLKQGIYAKASNTNSSAIESYTTYDIRMIRPNSPERMLSPEVMHTLEHCFATEIRTILGDEVIYVGPMGCCTGFYVVLAGTDRSPQAVAELMKEVLETILTEGYEVPFQNPISCGNYTFMDFTTSKQACVNFLHLINAGELAFEYPYIEEN
- a CDS encoding bifunctional alpha,alpha-trehalose-phosphate synthase (UDP-forming)/trehalose-phosphatase; amino-acid sequence: MKNKKKIIISNRLPIQIERKKDKLIIKPSAGGLATGLNSAFDSTEICWVGWPGIVPKDDSEKEKIIALLKPMNLLPVFLSKEEIHNFYEGYSNEVLWPICHYQPSYIHFDREYWSTYVAVNKKFCDAALSAQHSPDFIWVQDYQLMLLPQLLRQENQELNIGYFHHIPFPSEELFMNIPQRKELIEGLLGADLIGFHTFADSQNFLNACKKVLHVPCGHNQLKYSDRHIFVESFPMGIDYDKFVRTSSRPEVNAIATQFRSHFPNQKIIISVDRLDYSKGILERLRAFLTFLEKYPEWHSKVVLYMLIVPSRDKVSQYKKLKDEINRKVSEINSIYGNLSWTPVLYFYKSLPFEELIGLYIASDICMITSTRDGMNLVSKEYIACKTNSDGVLILSEFAGASKELVDALIVNPYNRVETADSIYHAIRMPPEEIRERTEANRQIIQKFNVHHWVRLFLDRMAETKAIQRDEWARRISDKVFNSIAERYRQSHNRLFFLDYDGTLVKFQNHAQKASPTVLLYNLLDSIIADPLNTLVIISGRSQESLSTWFDGRSYYLVAEHGIWSNFPNFNWAYKKGLALHWMPEVKKLMEKLADQTPGAYIEAKPYSLAWHYRKVEQGLGELKAAELKEILNPMLNDYGLQLLDGNAVIEVKNTEVNKGKAALEIAGHIKADFLLAIGDDVTDEDLFKYLPRSTISIKVGNNKSAAKYYLDQQEDVLQFLNQLIINHEGK